CGTCGCCTACAGCCAGGACATCGACACGCTCGACCCGCACCAGTTCAAGACCGACGCCGGCTACGGCGTCGTCGGGAACATCTACGGAACGCTGCTGCAGGAGGCCTACACCGACGGCGGCGACGGCGTGCTGTCCTACGCCGGCGAGAGCGCGCCGTTCCTCGCCGAGTCGGCCACCTGGGACGACCCGCAGACGACGCTGACGTTCGTGCTGAAGGACGGGCTGACGTTCGCCGGCGGCGAGCCGGTCACGTCCGAGGACGTGGTGTGGTCGCTGCAGCGGGCGCTGTCCGACGTCGGGTACGTCCAGGCGATCGGCCAGTGGCTGAACGTCACCGACCCGGCCACCGACATCGTCGCCACCGACGAGCGCACGGTCGAGCTGCACGTCACGCACTACTCGCCGCTGATCGAGCAGTTCCTCGCGTTCCAGATCTTCGCGATCCTGGACAAGTCGGCGGTCGAGGCGCAGGCCGGCGCGGACGACCCGTGGGGCGCGACCTACCTCGCCGACGAGGCGACCGCGTCCGGCCCGTACGCCGTCGAGAGCCGGGTGCCGGGCCAGAGCATGACGCTCACCCAGAACACCGAGTACACCGCCGGCGACCTCGCCGACGCGCCCGGGCGCATCGTCGTCCAGAGCATGCCGGACCCGCAGCAGGCGTTCCTCGCGCTGCAGAACGGCGCCGTCGACGTGATCTTCGGGATGACCCCCGACACCGCCCAGGCGCTGGAGCAGGACCCCGGCCTGCGCCTCTACGACCTCGAGTACAGCCTGGTCGCGTACGTCGGCTTCAACTATGAGGACCCGGCGCTGCAGGACGTGAAGGTCCGCCAGGCGCTGTCGTACCTGATGCCGTACGAGGCGCTGCGCGAGGACGTCATGAAGGGGTACGCCGGCGCGGCCTACGGCGCGGTGCCGTACCCGATGCGCGACGCCCTGGACGAGACCGGCGAGAAGGTGGCCTACCCGACCGACGTCGAGAAGGCGCAGGAGCTGCTGGCCGAGGCCGGCTTCGGACCGGGCGAGCTGTCGCTGACGCTGTCGGTGCCGGCCAGCGACGAGGCGCTGAGCCAGTCGGCGGTGTTCATCCAGAGCGCTCTGCAGGAGGGCGGGGTGAACATCGAGGTCAACGAGATGAGCGACGCCGACTACAACGAGAACCTCGGGTCGATGCAGCTGTTCCTCGACTCCTGGTACTCGTGGGGCCAGGACTCCGTCTACCAGATGTTCTTCCTGCTCACGAGCGGGGTGTTCACCAACTACACGAACTTCAGCAACGCCGAGGTGGACGAGCTGGTGCGGCAGGCGATGGCGACCAGCGACCCGGACGAGCGGCGGACGCTGTCGCAGCAGGCCCAGCAGCTGATCATCGACGAGGCGCCGTGGGCGTTCCTGTTCACCCGCGACTACCTGGTCGGCGCCCGCGAAGGGGTGGAGGGCATCACCCACTCCAACGACGCCAACCTGCGCTTCGACCAGCTCCGGGTCACGAGCTGAGGACGCCATGCTGACCACGACCGGGAAGCGGGCCGGTGTCGCGCTGCTCAGCATCCTCGGCGTGGCCGTGCTGACCTTCTTCATCACCCAGCTGCTCCCGGGCGACCCGGCCCGCATCGCCGCGGGGCAGTACGCCTCCGACGAGCAGGTCGCCCAGGTGCGCACGACGTACGGGCTGGACCAGTCCGTGCCCGTGCAGTTCGGGCAGTACCTGGCCGACTTCTTCCGGCTCGACCTCGGCACCTCGATCCGCACCGGCCAGCCGGTCCGCGACGAGCTCACCAGCCGGCTGCCGGCGACGCTGGAGCTCGGCCTCACCGCGCTGCTGATCGCCGTGCTGCTCGGCGTCGGGCTGGGCGTGACGGCCGCGGTGTACCGGTACCGCCTCGGCGACCGGCTGGTGCAGGTCTTCGTGGTGCTCGCCTCGGCCACCGCCGTGTTCTGGATCGCGCTGGTGGCCATCACGACGCTGGTCAACGGGATGGGCATCTTCACCAGCCCGACCGGGCGGCTGCCC
This Jiangella alba DNA region includes the following protein-coding sequences:
- a CDS encoding ABC transporter substrate-binding protein, whose amino-acid sequence is MAHRRRTPGALVASGLILAATACGGGAASDDDTGGGSAAADELVVAYSQDIDTLDPHQFKTDAGYGVVGNIYGTLLQEAYTDGGDGVLSYAGESAPFLAESATWDDPQTTLTFVLKDGLTFAGGEPVTSEDVVWSLQRALSDVGYVQAIGQWLNVTDPATDIVATDERTVELHVTHYSPLIEQFLAFQIFAILDKSAVEAQAGADDPWGATYLADEATASGPYAVESRVPGQSMTLTQNTEYTAGDLADAPGRIVVQSMPDPQQAFLALQNGAVDVIFGMTPDTAQALEQDPGLRLYDLEYSLVAYVGFNYEDPALQDVKVRQALSYLMPYEALREDVMKGYAGAAYGAVPYPMRDALDETGEKVAYPTDVEKAQELLAEAGFGPGELSLTLSVPASDEALSQSAVFIQSALQEGGVNIEVNEMSDADYNENLGSMQLFLDSWYSWGQDSVYQMFFLLTSGVFTNYTNFSNAEVDELVRQAMATSDPDERRTLSQQAQQLIIDEAPWAFLFTRDYLVGAREGVEGITHSNDANLRFDQLRVTS